From Lasioglossum baleicum chromosome 2, iyLasBale1, whole genome shotgun sequence, a single genomic window includes:
- the LOC143216767 gene encoding dual oxidase 1-like isoform X4, producing the protein MHVLFYLIVIQYSVVFNCVSSNSTLPITNSACDKPDVENYQHNATILLDWLFFGYCTEDVLSQTYYSKVKATEYPGYDGWYNNIGRPELGAVDTPLLRRWPAAYEDGVYKPSGSGRPDPIKISEKLFKGDISSVSKTGKNALLVFFGQHIVEEILDAQRPACPPEYFNIKIPSSHRYVKTTGHYEMPVLRTRYDKRTGHSPSNPRQQLNEITPFLDGGLIYGTSKAWSNVLRTYSNGTFDPNGLLAASHDNLYPEYNTDKLPMSNPPPPIHHREYITQHRTEKVERFFKLGNPRGNENPFLLTFGIIWFRWHNLIAKSIKLRHSDWSGERIYNEARKWVIATQQHIVINQWLPEWLGQEFPEYKGYDPSIDPQIDQFFQAAAFRFGHTLVPAGVYLRDYGRNGCKLKQHSRAIRTCNNYWMSKNSIFENNTKVEGIIDVEKLIMGMAIQPSAEEDHKIVEDLRGNLFGPLEFSRRDLMALNIQRGRDHGLPDYNTARMAYNLHKVESTSHFLNINREIQNEFLDLYNYSFDNVDTWVGGILETVNGPGELFQAIIIDQFQRIRAGDRFWYKNINNNLFAEDEIKRLESLSFYDILISVTGMDHNDIPRNPFRVPTSENEIHEACYSNKIIRKGECKNYDGTPRSCYHAKLISKTVDKCTDPATYDYFDNSDISFISTFVGLSAILCCFITLLHCQLRLKSNEQHQRSTQFRKSHVIKDNQVTTILAVNEWQEKSLPLRPIIIVLNVEKKQLEVKNYLGHVTRAIDMIQYAIITMYIPSDGNYVMIRIEHNYDLVLKFDSDYLKRLFLEAIRLFVTDLKTISIKEIRNTTAKELLKHAVTKRVRQKKLEQFFRVVFSQALHITHTEEEILKIDATVAKEVIHTELTLIEFSEALSMSSESQFIEKIFNLVDKDKNGFISFREFLDMLCVFLKGSAEDKVKLMFDMYDINGTGRLKRNDFKNMLRSFMETVNADVTDNNLETLVHSMMEHANIAKKETIDLKDFHQILSDFDTKFNYVELEFNINTAGGHKKLHVGSPTSKSQFMGEVQRTMESLYDNPYELRTRIGGNIKTETDIHQDKSDNNIHEIEQIVDDVQYVQDYWYPIMKYLANKKLQIFWLCLYTFVLLGVFAERFYYYSVEREHSGLKQILGYGLAVTRGAASGIMFTYSTLLITMCSNTITLLRDTILHLYIPFDSMIEMHKYIACWGLFFTVLHVIGHGFNFYHISTQSADDLTCLFPNYFHDTSELPKFHYWCFQTITGLSGILLTIVTAFIYLCTLSNIRRALYNWFSLTHSLYPVFYVLIILHGAGRLVQEPHFYYFFLSPLSLFIFDKIITVTRKIIEIPILKADILPSGVVCIVFSKPQNFHYKSGQWIRIACPALQTNEYHPFTLSSAPHEPNLCLHIRAIGPWTNKIRTRLDPTITIDQHLPMIHIDGPYGECHQDWYKYDLSIMIGSGVGVTPFASILKDVVYKSNHELNLECKKVYFLWITRTQEQFEWMVDIIRNIENVDTSTIISSHIFITQFYQKFDLRTILLYICERHFQKISNKSLFTGLKATTHFGRPNFLRFFMSVQRLHPTINKIGVFSCGSPSVTEAVDTACKSIMLNENLNVLFQHYHKSF; encoded by the exons ATGCacgttttgttttatttaattgttattcagTATTCTGTTGTGTTCAACTGTGTTAGTAGTAATAGCACACTTCCTATTACTAATTCAGCCT GTGACAAACCAGATGTTGAGAATTATCAACAtaatgcaacaatattattagattGGTTGTTTTTTGGATATTGTACCGAAGATGTACTGTCCCAAACGTACTATTCCAAAGTAAAAGCAACAGAATATCCTGGATACGATGGATGGTACAATAATATTGGACGACCAGAATTAGGTGCCGTTGATACACCTTTATTGAGAAGGTGGCCAGCTGCTTACGAAGACGGTGTATACAAGCCTTCTGGCTCTGGTAGACCAGACCCGATAAAAATCAGCGAAAAACTATTCAAAGGCGACATCTCCTCTGTCTCGAAAACGGGAAAGAATGCATTGCTTGTATTTTTTG GACAACACATCGTGGAAGAAATTTTGGATGCGCAAAGACCAGCATGTCCACcagaatatttcaacattaaAATTCCATCCTCTCATCGTTATGTAAAAACAACCGGACACTACGAAATGCCAGTGTTGCGTACACGTTATGATAAAAGAACTGGACACTCTCCTAGTAATCCACGCCAACAG TTGAACGAGATAACTCCATTTTTGGATGGTGGACTGATTTATGGTACTTCGAAAGcatggtcaaacgttttaagaaCATACTCGAATGGCACTTTCGATCCTAACGGATTACTAGCAGCTTCTCACGACAACTTATACCCCGAATACAATACTGATAAGTTGCCAATGTCTAATCCACCGCCTCCAATTCATCATCGTGAATACATTACGCAACATCGTACAGAAAAAGTTGAACGATTCTTCA AGTTAGGAAATCCAAGAGGAAATGAAAACCCATTCCTTCTCACTTTCGGTATAATTTGGTTCCGATGGCACAATCTTATAGCGAAGAGCATAAAATTGCGACACTCTGACTGGTCTGGTGAAAGAATTTACAACGAAGCTCGTAAATGGGTAATAGCAACACAGCAACACATCGTTATCAACCAATGGTTACCTGAATGGTTGGGACAAGAATTTCCTGAATACAAAG GTTACGATCCAAGCATCGATCCACAAATAGATCAATTTTTCCAAGCTGCGGCTTTTCGATTCGGTCACACATTGGTGCCGGCAG GTGTATACTTACGAGACTATGGCAGAAACGGTTGTAAATTAAAACAACATTCTAGAGCAATCAGAACATGCAATAACTATTGGATGTCGaag AATtccattttcgaaaataatACGAAGGTGGAAGGAATTATTGATGTAGAAAAATTGATAATGGGGATGGCTATTCAACCGAGCGCGGAAGAAGATCATAAAATAGTAGAGGACTTAAGGGGTAATTTGTTCGGTCCGCTTGAATTCTCGAGAAGAGACTTAATGGCACTCAATATACAAAGAGGACGCGATCATGGACTTCCAGATTATAATACTGCTCGGATGGCATATAATCTGCACAAAGTTGAAAGTACATCTCACTTCTTAAATATAAATCGTGAA ATTCAAAATGAATTTCTGGATCTATATAATTATTCCTTCGATAACGTTGATACCTGGGTAGGAGGAATCTTGGAAACTGTCAATGGACCTGGAGAATTATTTCAAGCTATAATAATTGATCAATTTCAGCGCATACGTGCTGGAGACAGGTTTTGGTATAAAAACATAAATAATAA CCTCTTCGCTGAGGATGAAATTAAGAGATTGGAGAGTCTTTCATTTTACGATATATTAATATCTGTTACCGGAATGGACCACAATGATATTCCAAGAAATCCGTTTAGGGTACCTACATCGG AAAACGAAATCCATGAAGCTTGTTATAGTAATAAGATCATACGGAAAGGAGAATGTAAAAACTATGATGGTACACCTAGAAGTTGCTATCATGCTAAACTAATCAGTAAGACAGTTGACAAATGTACGGATCCTGCAACGTATGATTACTTCGACAATAGTGATATATCATTCATTTCAACATTCGTAGGATTATCTGCTATTCTCTGTT GTTTCATTACACTACTCCATTGTCAATTAAGATTAAAATCGAACGAACAACATCAACGTTCAACACAGTTCAGAAAATCACACGTAATAAAAGATAATCAAGTTACCACAATACTTGCAG TAAACGAATGGCAAGAGAAATCATTGCCATTGAGGCCtataattattgttttaaatgTGGAGAAAAAGCAATTGgaagtgaaaaattatttaggACATGTCACACGGGCAATAGATATGATACAGTACGCAATTATAACG ATGTATATTCCCAGCGACGGTAACTACGTTATGATCAGGATAGAACATAATTATGATTTAGTCCTAAAATTTGACTCTGATTATTTGAAACGTTTGTTTCTTGAAGCTATAAGACTTTTTGTTACCGACTTAaagacaatttcaattaaagaaattcgaaatactACAGCTAAGGAATTATTAAAGCACGCTGTTACTAAAAGAGTTCGACAGAAAAAGTTGGAACAGTTTTTCCGTGTTGTTTTCTCACAG GCACTTCACATTACACACACagaagaagaaatattaaaaatagatgCAACAGTAGCGAAAGAAGTAATTCATACTGAATTGACGCTAATAGAATTTTCCGAAGCATTGAGTATGAGTTCGGAATCGCAATTTATTGAAAAG atattcaatttagtggataaagataaaaatggtTTCATATCCTTCAGAGAATTCCTGGATATGTTATGTGTATTTTTAAAAGGTTCTGCGGAAGACAAAGTGAAATTAATGTTTGATATGTACGATATAAATGGAACAGGAAGATTGAAGAGAAATGATTTCAAAAATATGTTGAG ATCTTTTATGGAAACAGTTAATGCGGACGTAACTGATAATAATTTAGAAACTTTGGTACATTCGATGATGGAGCACGCGAATATAGCGAAAAAGGAGACGATAGATTTAAAAGATTTTCATCAAATTCTTAGCGATTTCGATACTAAATTCAATTACGTGGAATTAGAATTTAACATTAATACAGCTGGAGGACATAAGAAATTACATGTTGGATCGCCTACATCTAAATCACAGTTTATGGGAGAGGTGCAAAGAACAATGGAAAGTCTATACGACAATCCGTATGAATTACGAACAAGAATTGGCGGTAACATTAAAACAGAAACAGACATACATCAAGATAAAAGTGACAATAATATACACGAGATAGAACAAATTGTCGATGATGTTCAGTACGTTCAAGACTATTGGTATCCTATAATGAAATATCTGGCGAATAAAAAGTTACAAATATTCTGGCTATGTTTGTATACTTTCGTGCTTCTTGGTGTTTTCGCAGAGAGATTTTATT ATTATTCTGTGGAACGCGAGCATTCCGGTTTGAAACAGATTCTAGGATACGGTTTAGCAGTAACTAGAGGAGCAGCATCTGGAATAATGTTTACATACTCGACGCTTTTAATTACAATGTGTAGCAACACAATTACGCTTCTAAGAGATACTATTTTACACTTATATATACCTTTCGATTCTATGATTGAAATGCATAAATACATTGCTTGTTGGGGATTGTTTTTCACAG TGCTCCATGTAATTGGTCATGGATTTAACTTCTACCATATTTCGACTCAGAGCGCAGACGACTTAACGTGTCTCTTTCCTAATTACTTTCACGA TACAAGCGAATTGCCCAAATTCCACTATTGGTGTTTTCAAACGATAACAGGATTAAGTGGAATTCTTTTAACTATCGTAACAGCGTTCATATACCTGTGCACCTTGTCGAACATTCGTAGAGCACTTTATAATTGGTTTTCGTTGACACATTCTTTATATCCCGTTTTCTATGTTCTAATAATATTACATGGAGCAGGAAGATTAGTTCAA GAgccacatttttattatttttttctgaGTCCATTGAGTTTATTCATTTTTGATAAAATCATTACTGTGAccagaaaaattattgaaatacctATATTAAAGGCAGATATACTGCCGTCAg GTGTAGTTTGCATTGTGTTCTCGAAAcctcaaaattttcattacaaatCTGGTCAATGGATTAGAATTGCATGTCCCGCATTACAAACAAATGAATATCATCCATTCACATTATCGTCCGCACCACACGAACCAAATTTATGTCTGCATATTAGAGCAATTGGACCTTGGACTAATAAAATTAGAACCAGATTGGATCCTACTATAACGATCGATCAACATTTACCAATG ATTCATATAGATGGTCCATACGGCGAATGCCATCAAGATTGGTATAAATACGATTTAAGTATAATGATAGGGAGTGGAGTAGGAGTTACTCCTTTCGCATCGATTTTGAAAGATGTTGTGTACAAGTCAAATCACGAATTGAATTTGGAATGTAAAAAA GTGTACTTTCTTTGGATAACAAGAACACAGGAACAATTTGAATGGATGGTTGATATAATAAGAAACATCGAAAATGTTGATACCAGTACTATAATATCGTCTCATATCTTTATCACACAATTCTACCAGAAATTTGATTTGCGTACTATATTATTG TACATTTGCGAACgacacttccaaaaaatttcaaataaatctcTATTCACCGGTTTGAAAGCGACAACTCATTTCGGAAGGCCTAACTTTCTCAGATTTTTCATGTCTGTTCAACGATTACATCCTACA ATTAACAAGATTGGTGTTTTTAGCTGTGGTTCGCCATCTGTGACAGAAGCTGTAGACACAGCTTGTAAGTCTATCATGCTAAATGAGAATCTCAATGTTCTATTCCAGCATTATCATAAAAGTTTCTAA
- the LOC143216767 gene encoding dual oxidase 1-like isoform X3 produces the protein MHVLFYLIVIQYSVVFNCVSSNSTLPITNSACDKPDVENYQHNATILLDWLFFGYCTEDVLSQTYYSKVKATEYPGYDGWYNNIGRPELGAVDTPLLRRWPAAYEDGVYKPSGSGRPDPIKISEKLFKGDISSVSKTGKNALLVFFGQHIVEEILDAQRPACPPEYFNIKIPSSHRYVKTTGHYEMPVLRTRYDKRTGHSPSNPRQQLNEITPFLDGGLIYGTSKAWSNVLRTYSNGTFDPNGLLAASHDNLYPEYNTDKLPMSNPPPPIHHREYITQHRTEKVERFFKLGNPRGNENPFLLTFGIIWFRWHNLIAKSIKLRHSDWSGERIYNEARKWVIATQQHIVINQWLPEWLGQEFPEYKGYDPSIDPQIDQFFQAAAFRFGHTLVPAGVYLRDYGRNGCKLKQHSRAIRTCNNYWMSKNSIFENNTKVEGIIDVEKLIMGMAIQPSAEEDHKIVEDLRGNLFGPLEFSRRDLMALNIQRGRDHGLPDYNTARMAYNLHKVESTSHFLNINREIQNEFLDLYNYSFDNVDTWVGGILETVNGPGELFQAIIIDQFQRIRAGDRFWYKNINNNLFAEDEIKRLESLSFYDILISVTGMDHNDIPRNPFRVPTSENEIHEACYSNKIIRKGECKNYDGTPRSCYHAKLISKTVDKCTDPATYDYFDNSDISFISTFVGLSAILCCFITLLHCQLRLKSNEQHQRSTQFRKSHVIKDNQVTTILAVNEWQEKSLPLRPIIIVLNVEKKQLEVKNYLGHVTRAIDMIQYAIITMYIPSDGNYVMIRIEHNYDLVLKFDSDYLKRLFLEAIRLFVTDLKTISIKEIRNTTAKELLKHAVTKRVRQKKLEQFFRVVFSQALHITHTEEEILKIDATVAKEVIHTELTLIEFSEALSMSSESQFIEKIFNLVDKDKNGFISFREFLDMLCVFLKGSAEDKVKLMFDMYDINGTGRLKRNDFKNMLRSFMETVNADVTDNNLETLVHSMMEHANIAKKETIDLKDFHQILSDFDTKFNYVELEFNINTAGGHKKLHVGSPTSKSQFMGEVQRTMESLYDNPYELRTRIGGNIKTETDIHQDKSDNNIHEIEQIVDDVQYVQDYWYPIMKYLANKKLQIFWLCLYTFVLLGVFAERFYYYSVEREHSGLKQILGYGLAVTRGAASGIMFTYSTLLITMCSNTITLLRDTILHLYIPFDSMIEMHKYIACWGLFFTVLHVIGHGFNFYHISTQSADDLTCLFPNYFHDTSELPKFHYWCFQTITGLSGILLTIVTAFIYLCTLSNIRRALYNWFSLTHSLYPVFYVLIILHGAGRLVQEPHFYYFFLSPLSLFIFDKIITVTRKIIEIPILKADILPSGKIIICHINRDFFTNIYVNVNMYVLGVVCIVFSKPQNFHYKSGQWIRIACPALQTNEYHPFTLSSAPHEPNLCLHIRAIGPWTNKIRTRLDPTITIDQHLPMIHIDGPYGECHQDWYKYDLSIMIGSGVGVTPFASILKDVVYKSNHELNLECKKVYFLWITRTQEQFEWMVDIIRNIENVDTSTIISSHIFITQFYQKFDLRTILLYICERHFQKISNKSLFTGLKATTHFGRPNFLRFFMSVQRLHPTINKIGVFSCGSPSVTEAVDTACKSIMLNENLNVLFQHYHKSF, from the exons ATGCacgttttgttttatttaattgttattcagTATTCTGTTGTGTTCAACTGTGTTAGTAGTAATAGCACACTTCCTATTACTAATTCAGCCT GTGACAAACCAGATGTTGAGAATTATCAACAtaatgcaacaatattattagattGGTTGTTTTTTGGATATTGTACCGAAGATGTACTGTCCCAAACGTACTATTCCAAAGTAAAAGCAACAGAATATCCTGGATACGATGGATGGTACAATAATATTGGACGACCAGAATTAGGTGCCGTTGATACACCTTTATTGAGAAGGTGGCCAGCTGCTTACGAAGACGGTGTATACAAGCCTTCTGGCTCTGGTAGACCAGACCCGATAAAAATCAGCGAAAAACTATTCAAAGGCGACATCTCCTCTGTCTCGAAAACGGGAAAGAATGCATTGCTTGTATTTTTTG GACAACACATCGTGGAAGAAATTTTGGATGCGCAAAGACCAGCATGTCCACcagaatatttcaacattaaAATTCCATCCTCTCATCGTTATGTAAAAACAACCGGACACTACGAAATGCCAGTGTTGCGTACACGTTATGATAAAAGAACTGGACACTCTCCTAGTAATCCACGCCAACAG TTGAACGAGATAACTCCATTTTTGGATGGTGGACTGATTTATGGTACTTCGAAAGcatggtcaaacgttttaagaaCATACTCGAATGGCACTTTCGATCCTAACGGATTACTAGCAGCTTCTCACGACAACTTATACCCCGAATACAATACTGATAAGTTGCCAATGTCTAATCCACCGCCTCCAATTCATCATCGTGAATACATTACGCAACATCGTACAGAAAAAGTTGAACGATTCTTCA AGTTAGGAAATCCAAGAGGAAATGAAAACCCATTCCTTCTCACTTTCGGTATAATTTGGTTCCGATGGCACAATCTTATAGCGAAGAGCATAAAATTGCGACACTCTGACTGGTCTGGTGAAAGAATTTACAACGAAGCTCGTAAATGGGTAATAGCAACACAGCAACACATCGTTATCAACCAATGGTTACCTGAATGGTTGGGACAAGAATTTCCTGAATACAAAG GTTACGATCCAAGCATCGATCCACAAATAGATCAATTTTTCCAAGCTGCGGCTTTTCGATTCGGTCACACATTGGTGCCGGCAG GTGTATACTTACGAGACTATGGCAGAAACGGTTGTAAATTAAAACAACATTCTAGAGCAATCAGAACATGCAATAACTATTGGATGTCGaag AATtccattttcgaaaataatACGAAGGTGGAAGGAATTATTGATGTAGAAAAATTGATAATGGGGATGGCTATTCAACCGAGCGCGGAAGAAGATCATAAAATAGTAGAGGACTTAAGGGGTAATTTGTTCGGTCCGCTTGAATTCTCGAGAAGAGACTTAATGGCACTCAATATACAAAGAGGACGCGATCATGGACTTCCAGATTATAATACTGCTCGGATGGCATATAATCTGCACAAAGTTGAAAGTACATCTCACTTCTTAAATATAAATCGTGAA ATTCAAAATGAATTTCTGGATCTATATAATTATTCCTTCGATAACGTTGATACCTGGGTAGGAGGAATCTTGGAAACTGTCAATGGACCTGGAGAATTATTTCAAGCTATAATAATTGATCAATTTCAGCGCATACGTGCTGGAGACAGGTTTTGGTATAAAAACATAAATAATAA CCTCTTCGCTGAGGATGAAATTAAGAGATTGGAGAGTCTTTCATTTTACGATATATTAATATCTGTTACCGGAATGGACCACAATGATATTCCAAGAAATCCGTTTAGGGTACCTACATCGG AAAACGAAATCCATGAAGCTTGTTATAGTAATAAGATCATACGGAAAGGAGAATGTAAAAACTATGATGGTACACCTAGAAGTTGCTATCATGCTAAACTAATCAGTAAGACAGTTGACAAATGTACGGATCCTGCAACGTATGATTACTTCGACAATAGTGATATATCATTCATTTCAACATTCGTAGGATTATCTGCTATTCTCTGTT GTTTCATTACACTACTCCATTGTCAATTAAGATTAAAATCGAACGAACAACATCAACGTTCAACACAGTTCAGAAAATCACACGTAATAAAAGATAATCAAGTTACCACAATACTTGCAG TAAACGAATGGCAAGAGAAATCATTGCCATTGAGGCCtataattattgttttaaatgTGGAGAAAAAGCAATTGgaagtgaaaaattatttaggACATGTCACACGGGCAATAGATATGATACAGTACGCAATTATAACG ATGTATATTCCCAGCGACGGTAACTACGTTATGATCAGGATAGAACATAATTATGATTTAGTCCTAAAATTTGACTCTGATTATTTGAAACGTTTGTTTCTTGAAGCTATAAGACTTTTTGTTACCGACTTAaagacaatttcaattaaagaaattcgaaatactACAGCTAAGGAATTATTAAAGCACGCTGTTACTAAAAGAGTTCGACAGAAAAAGTTGGAACAGTTTTTCCGTGTTGTTTTCTCACAG GCACTTCACATTACACACACagaagaagaaatattaaaaatagatgCAACAGTAGCGAAAGAAGTAATTCATACTGAATTGACGCTAATAGAATTTTCCGAAGCATTGAGTATGAGTTCGGAATCGCAATTTATTGAAAAG atattcaatttagtggataaagataaaaatggtTTCATATCCTTCAGAGAATTCCTGGATATGTTATGTGTATTTTTAAAAGGTTCTGCGGAAGACAAAGTGAAATTAATGTTTGATATGTACGATATAAATGGAACAGGAAGATTGAAGAGAAATGATTTCAAAAATATGTTGAG ATCTTTTATGGAAACAGTTAATGCGGACGTAACTGATAATAATTTAGAAACTTTGGTACATTCGATGATGGAGCACGCGAATATAGCGAAAAAGGAGACGATAGATTTAAAAGATTTTCATCAAATTCTTAGCGATTTCGATACTAAATTCAATTACGTGGAATTAGAATTTAACATTAATACAGCTGGAGGACATAAGAAATTACATGTTGGATCGCCTACATCTAAATCACAGTTTATGGGAGAGGTGCAAAGAACAATGGAAAGTCTATACGACAATCCGTATGAATTACGAACAAGAATTGGCGGTAACATTAAAACAGAAACAGACATACATCAAGATAAAAGTGACAATAATATACACGAGATAGAACAAATTGTCGATGATGTTCAGTACGTTCAAGACTATTGGTATCCTATAATGAAATATCTGGCGAATAAAAAGTTACAAATATTCTGGCTATGTTTGTATACTTTCGTGCTTCTTGGTGTTTTCGCAGAGAGATTTTATT ATTATTCTGTGGAACGCGAGCATTCCGGTTTGAAACAGATTCTAGGATACGGTTTAGCAGTAACTAGAGGAGCAGCATCTGGAATAATGTTTACATACTCGACGCTTTTAATTACAATGTGTAGCAACACAATTACGCTTCTAAGAGATACTATTTTACACTTATATATACCTTTCGATTCTATGATTGAAATGCATAAATACATTGCTTGTTGGGGATTGTTTTTCACAG TGCTCCATGTAATTGGTCATGGATTTAACTTCTACCATATTTCGACTCAGAGCGCAGACGACTTAACGTGTCTCTTTCCTAATTACTTTCACGA TACAAGCGAATTGCCCAAATTCCACTATTGGTGTTTTCAAACGATAACAGGATTAAGTGGAATTCTTTTAACTATCGTAACAGCGTTCATATACCTGTGCACCTTGTCGAACATTCGTAGAGCACTTTATAATTGGTTTTCGTTGACACATTCTTTATATCCCGTTTTCTATGTTCTAATAATATTACATGGAGCAGGAAGATTAGTTCAA GAgccacatttttattatttttttctgaGTCCATTGAGTTTATTCATTTTTGATAAAATCATTACTGTGAccagaaaaattattgaaatacctATATTAAAGGCAGATATACTGCCGTCAggtaaaattataatttgccACATAAATAGGGATTTTTTTACAAATATCTATGTAaatgtaaatatgtatgtttTAGGTGTAGTTTGCATTGTGTTCTCGAAAcctcaaaattttcattacaaatCTGGTCAATGGATTAGAATTGCATGTCCCGCATTACAAACAAATGAATATCATCCATTCACATTATCGTCCGCACCACACGAACCAAATTTATGTCTGCATATTAGAGCAATTGGACCTTGGACTAATAAAATTAGAACCAGATTGGATCCTACTATAACGATCGATCAACATTTACCAATG ATTCATATAGATGGTCCATACGGCGAATGCCATCAAGATTGGTATAAATACGATTTAAGTATAATGATAGGGAGTGGAGTAGGAGTTACTCCTTTCGCATCGATTTTGAAAGATGTTGTGTACAAGTCAAATCACGAATTGAATTTGGAATGTAAAAAA GTGTACTTTCTTTGGATAACAAGAACACAGGAACAATTTGAATGGATGGTTGATATAATAAGAAACATCGAAAATGTTGATACCAGTACTATAATATCGTCTCATATCTTTATCACACAATTCTACCAGAAATTTGATTTGCGTACTATATTATTG TACATTTGCGAACgacacttccaaaaaatttcaaataaatctcTATTCACCGGTTTGAAAGCGACAACTCATTTCGGAAGGCCTAACTTTCTCAGATTTTTCATGTCTGTTCAACGATTACATCCTACA ATTAACAAGATTGGTGTTTTTAGCTGTGGTTCGCCATCTGTGACAGAAGCTGTAGACACAGCTTGTAAGTCTATCATGCTAAATGAGAATCTCAATGTTCTATTCCAGCATTATCATAAAAGTTTCTAA